The genomic interval ttttttttagataatggagtCATACAACTACATGCGACGATATGCAATTTCTCAAGGATGCAGCTTCTTCGGGATAGTAGCCACGTCAAGCGTACTGCCATACATCTTGGCGAGAGCCTGTCCGCACCAGCCATGGCCATCGTCTAGCGTTGGCATCCTCACCTCAATGAACGGTGGAACAGCCTGGCCCTGAGGCTTGACGACGCCGGCGAATACCCTGAGGACATTGCCAGCGTCGATGTCCATGCAGACATTGATTTCGACGGTGCCCTTTGCTGCTGCTGGAATACCGGTGATCTTGAAGTATCCCAATAGATGGTTGTCTTCAGCCTGATTCCCTTCGCCTTCATAGACGGCAATGAGAGCTTCGGTCTGATTGTCGTGGGTTGTGGTAAAGAGCATGTCCCTTCTCGCAGGAACAGCAGTGTTCCTTGGAATGATTGCGGCGAAGTTACCGCCGTCAGCACGAATTCCAAGGTTCATTGGAGTTGCCTGAATTGTCAACAGATCCAGGCTCCCTGAAGGGTCAGATACTCCTGAGGCAATGGCTCCTTCCAAAGCAGCCCCTGAAACTGCAGCTTCAAGTGGGTCTATACCACTGTAAGAGTCGTCCTTCTTGCATAAGCCAAGGACAACGCTTCTGATTTTAGGAATTCTGGAACATCCTCCAACCAATATCACATCATTGATGTCCTCTGGTGTTAACTTTGCATCAGCCAGGCATTGCTTGATGATCCCTTCACATTTCTCAAAAATAGACTGATTCACCTTTTCAAATTCTCCACGGTCCAAGATCTTTGACACTTTGTGGCCACCCCCCAAATCTACATTGATCTCCACATGCTCCTGCGTAGCCAGTTTGTGAATTGCATCCTGAGTTGCCATCCGGAGTAAGCCAATTGACTTGATTCTGTCCATTGTTTGACCAGCATATAGACTATCAAAATCAGGCATGAGATGGCGCATGACATTCTGAAGGATATCCTCTCCACCAACAGTGCTTCCTGAAAGTGCTCTTATCTGAGAAACACCTCCAGCAGTGGCAGCCACAGCAGCATCACAGTAGCCAGCACCCATGTTAAATATCAGAGCAATTTTCTCAATGCCACTTCCCATATTGTCATGTAGcaattgctgctgctgttgggcATACAAAAGTGCGATAGCGGTTGGCTCTGGCATGAGCCGTAACACATGCAGCCCAGCCATCGCACATGCTCTCTCAATCCTGGTCTGTTGAAACCGACTGAATGCAACTGGAATGGTAAGAACAGCATTCCTCACCGGATGTTTGAGATGCATCTCTACCAAGGCCTTCAATTCAAGGAGAAAGATGGCAAGAACTTCTTCAGGAGTGGTAGACCGCCACATATTGTTCACCAGTGCTGCAATGAATGGTCTCACCCCAATACCCAATGTCTGCACAAGAAAAGGAAGGCTCTTGCTAGCTTGAACCACTTCATCTGTGTCCATTCTCCCAATCAAACGTTTCATGTTAAATATGGCACTTCCTGACAAAATATCTCTTTCCTCATGTCCATGTTCCCGGGTTGCTCCTCCTGTAACTCCTGCTGAAAGGCTGTCATCTTTGAACATCACATATGACCTCATCCCTTTCTGGTTGCGAGTGTTTTTGAGGAGATCAACCTGATGGCCAGTCCAAACGGCAACACTACAATTTGAGGTCCCAATGTCGATTCCAATAGCAACATCAGGAAACGACATCTGCGACTTATCTTCCCCAGTGGTTTCACTGTCAGATGCCACAGTGTATAATTGTTCAGTCATCCTGCAAACAATGCAGCGTCAGTATTGTGTACCTAACATTCTTCTTGTtctaaaaagggaaaaagatatGGTTAATCCAAACTATGCCCACCATTTGAATTAGTAGTTTTAAGGCCAAGGGTTTATGATAGTACTATTTTATTGCATTTGCAAAATGTAACATAAAAGTGTAAGCCAATACATAAGGCAAAAAAACAAGCAAGAAAACAGAATTCCAATGACACTCGATGAAACGGTGTGAAATCCTAGCAAACCAAACATGTCCATGACTCAGAAATGACCTATTCGAGCCATTTAAAGGAGCTACCCATGAAACTATTTCAAAATAAGCAATCCATTCAAGTGATATTTTCTGAATCCTAACagtatttccttttcttttttcaggagTCCTGACAGTACTTGTACATTTCACATACAGATAAAAagaaattccttttttttttctggctcTGTCCTCATCCATGCATATCGGACTCACTTGATGCACCCGCGAAGGCAGCTTGAATTATAGATAACCAATTCGCGTATTTGAAACAAGTAACTTGTCTTGCAGTACAGTTGTATATAGTGGTCTCAACTCATGTAACTAGATGACACTATCCTGGATCGACCAAGGAATAAGATTGCTAAAAACCAATGAACCAAGTAATGAGTTGAGTTCTCTGCGACAAGACAAACTTAGGACTTAGTAGGTCACGTACTTCGATTCCACTGATTATGCCAATTTCATGCCTTGCCGGGGTTCAGGAATTTCTCCAACCTCTAGCACTGACAACAACACATCCAACATCAACGGGATAGGATTAAATGTCGGGATTTTCCAGTAGTAACacctagctactagctagcagacaatcgcatcgcatcgcattAGGCTTCCATCAAGAGAAAGTATTCAGCGATCACAACAGGTTCACAGATCCGGGCTTACAGTTACAGCACTACGACGGGGAACAAACCGAAGCAGGTAAAGAAAACAAGGCAAGCGCAGGGTGTGCGGAGATACCTCGCCACTCGATCGTGCGACGCAGATGGCCACGAAATCCGGGACTCTCCGGGGCGGCGGTTGCTGGGAGGGAGTGCGGGCGAAGACGAAGCTTGGGGAGGCGAAGGGTGGTGGGAGCGAGCAGCTGGACTGGAGCCTtgaagaaggcggaggaagaaagaaagccGCGCCGGAGTTTTCCGGAGAGGACGGgaggcggcacgcggcgcgcACGCCGACAGTGCGGAGCCGGGCTCCCGAAGCGTCGGGAAGCGGCGAGACGCCGCTGGAGAAGAAGCGTGGCTTCCGTGGGCCTGGAAATGCAGCGGAGATCTAGGCCCAGTGCACACGGCCCGGATACTAGACCAAATTTCGTATAGAAATAGGCCCATATGTTTTGGGAGGTACTTGGGGTTGGGCCGAACCCACGAACGCTCCGGGCTGTAAAAGTCCGACTAGTTCAGATAGCGTGCTGGGCTGTAAAAGTACTCCATCTGTCATCGTGCCGTGCAGATGCACGTTCGAAAGTGATGCTCCTGAGCTATTCGATGGCAGGGAAACTAATCTCGAGCGATT from Oryza glaberrima chromosome 3, OglaRS2, whole genome shotgun sequence carries:
- the LOC127769048 gene encoding heat shock 70 kDa protein 8, whose protein sequence is MTEQLYTVASDSETTGEDKSQMSFPDVAIGIDIGTSNCSVAVWTGHQVDLLKNTRNQKGMRSYVMFKDDSLSAGVTGGATREHGHEERDILSGSAIFNMKRLIGRMDTDEVVQASKSLPFLVQTLGIGVRPFIAALVNNMWRSTTPEEVLAIFLLELKALVEMHLKHPVRNAVLTIPVAFSRFQQTRIERACAMAGLHVLRLMPEPTAIALLYAQQQQQLLHDNMGSGIEKIALIFNMGAGYCDAAVAATAGGVSQIRALSGSTVGGEDILQNVMRHLMPDFDSLYAGQTMDRIKSIGLLRMATQDAIHKLATQEHVEINVDLGGGHKVSKILDRGEFEKVNQSIFEKCEGIIKQCLADAKLTPEDINDVILVGGCSRIPKIRSVVLGLCKKDDSYSGIDPLEAAVSGAALEGAIASGVSDPSGSLDLLTIQATPMNLGIRADGGNFAAIIPRNTAVPARRDMLFTTTHDNQTEALIAVYEGEGNQAEDNHLLGYFKITGIPAAAKGTVEINVCMDIDAGNVLRVFAGVVKPQGQAVPPFIEVRMPTLDDGHGWCGQALAKMYGSTLDVATIPKKLHP